A genomic window from Verrucomicrobiota bacterium includes:
- a CDS encoding permease, translating into MSEKSVVVGIYSTHTGAEDAVKELQKSHFDMKQLSIVGRGYHTEEHVVGFYNIGDRMMVWGKRGAFWGGFWGLLFGSALFVVPGLGPVMVFGPLVAWIVGALETAAVVGGLSALGAGLYSAGIPKDSVLAYETAIKTDKFVVIAHGTADEAGMAKSVLEKTAAVRVTAHDAVVPA; encoded by the coding sequence TTGTCAGAGAAGAGTGTAGTGGTAGGGATCTACAGCACGCACACCGGGGCCGAAGACGCCGTCAAGGAGCTTCAGAAGTCGCACTTCGACATGAAGCAGCTGTCCATCGTGGGCAGGGGCTATCACACGGAGGAGCACGTCGTCGGCTTCTACAACATCGGTGACCGCATGATGGTGTGGGGTAAGCGGGGGGCCTTCTGGGGCGGGTTCTGGGGCCTGCTGTTCGGGTCGGCGCTCTTCGTCGTCCCGGGCCTTGGTCCCGTCATGGTGTTCGGTCCGCTGGTGGCGTGGATTGTCGGAGCGCTGGAAACGGCGGCGGTCGTCGGTGGACTGAGCGCGCTCGGCGCCGGCCTCTATAGCGCCGGAATCCCAAAGGATAGCGTCTTGGCGTACGAGACGGCGATCAAGACCGACAAGTTCGTCGTCATCGCGCACGGGACGGCCGACGAGGCCGGCATGGCCAAGAGCGTCCTCGAGAAGACCGCCGCCGTGCGGGTCACGGCTCACGACGCCGTGGTTCCTGCCTGA
- the glgP gene encoding alpha-glucan family phosphorylase produces the protein MDSRTASKAPRVERPRAGPRAEEVEGFDSLAELALDMRWSWNHATDDVWRRLDSELWATTHNPWVVLQTVSRDQIERAFADPAFRASVNRQLQASRQAADAPAWFQQNHPQASLTCAAYFSMEFMLSEALPIYSGGLGNVAGDQLKAASDLGVPGVGVGLLYQQGYFRQVIDKDGAQQALFPYNDPGQLPITPLRHPNGEWLRLEIALPGYSVWLRAWQVQVGRVKLYLLDSNDAANYPAHRGITSELYGGGPELRLKQELLLGIGGWRLLRALGIQPEVCHLNEGHAAFAVLERARGYMHATSQPFEVALAVTRAGNLFTTHTAVAAGFDRFAPALVQQYLGGYAEQRLGISLHELLALGRQNPDDASESFNMAYLAMRGSGAVNGVSRLHGEVSRHIFAPLFAQWPEDEVPISHVTNGVHMPTWDSAPADDLWTEACGKDRWLGTTEALGQDIRRVSDARLWQFRTAASRSLIDYARDRLSRDLTSTGASPQAVGEARHLFDPKALTLGFARRFASYKRPNLLLHDPARLLRLLASPDRPVQLIIAGKAHPEDRAGQALIREWTSFIRRPETRPHIIFLSDYDMLLTEHLVQGVDVWVNTPRRPWEASGTSGMKVLVNGGINLSELDGWWAEAYTPEVGWALGDGREHGDDPAWDAVEADALYDLLEREVIPEFYARNESGIPVAWIKRMRESMARLTPRFAANRTVREYTEQHYLPAASAYRARSANGGAIGRQMVASRRTLDEKWHKVHFGEVKVETRGAEHVFEVPVCLDDLDPTAVRVELYADGATGSAPVRQEMKHVGTRAGERGALVYVAAVTTARPAADYTARVMPSCNGAAIPLEDARILWQR, from the coding sequence ATGGATTCGAGAACCGCCAGCAAAGCGCCGCGCGTCGAGCGTCCGAGAGCCGGCCCTCGGGCCGAGGAAGTCGAGGGCTTCGATTCCCTGGCTGAGCTGGCCCTGGACATGCGCTGGTCGTGGAACCACGCCACCGACGACGTGTGGCGGCGGCTCGATTCCGAGCTGTGGGCGACAACGCACAACCCCTGGGTCGTCCTGCAGACGGTCTCCCGCGACCAGATCGAGCGCGCGTTCGCGGATCCCGCGTTCCGAGCGAGCGTCAATCGCCAACTGCAGGCCAGCCGGCAAGCGGCGGATGCGCCCGCATGGTTCCAGCAGAACCATCCGCAGGCTTCCCTGACCTGCGCCGCGTACTTCAGCATGGAGTTCATGCTGAGCGAGGCGTTGCCCATCTATTCGGGTGGGCTCGGCAACGTGGCCGGCGATCAGCTCAAAGCCGCCAGCGACCTGGGGGTGCCAGGTGTCGGCGTGGGGCTTCTCTACCAGCAAGGCTACTTTCGCCAGGTGATCGACAAGGACGGAGCGCAACAGGCCCTGTTCCCATACAACGACCCGGGACAGTTGCCGATCACACCGTTGCGCCACCCGAACGGCGAGTGGCTGCGGCTGGAGATCGCGCTGCCTGGATACTCGGTGTGGCTGCGGGCCTGGCAGGTCCAGGTCGGTCGCGTCAAGCTCTACCTGCTGGACAGCAACGACGCCGCGAACTACCCGGCTCATCGTGGGATCACCAGCGAGTTGTATGGCGGCGGGCCGGAGCTGCGTCTCAAGCAAGAGCTGCTCCTCGGGATCGGCGGATGGCGGCTGCTTCGTGCGCTCGGCATCCAGCCGGAGGTGTGTCACTTGAACGAGGGACATGCGGCCTTTGCCGTGTTGGAGCGCGCCCGCGGCTACATGCACGCGACTTCGCAGCCCTTCGAAGTCGCGCTGGCCGTCACTCGAGCGGGCAACCTGTTCACCACCCACACGGCAGTAGCCGCTGGCTTTGATCGTTTCGCTCCGGCCCTCGTCCAGCAGTACCTGGGCGGCTATGCCGAGCAGAGGCTCGGCATAAGCCTCCATGAGCTGCTGGCCCTGGGCCGTCAGAATCCCGACGACGCATCGGAGAGCTTCAACATGGCCTATCTGGCGATGCGCGGAAGCGGGGCGGTCAATGGCGTGAGCCGCCTGCACGGGGAGGTAAGTCGCCACATCTTCGCGCCGCTCTTCGCGCAGTGGCCGGAGGACGAAGTGCCGATCAGCCATGTGACCAACGGCGTCCATATGCCAACCTGGGACTCGGCACCGGCCGATGATCTCTGGACGGAAGCCTGTGGAAAGGACCGCTGGTTGGGGACGACGGAGGCCTTGGGGCAGGACATTCGCCGCGTCTCCGACGCCAGGCTGTGGCAGTTTCGTACCGCCGCCAGCCGGTCCCTAATTGACTACGCCCGCGACCGACTGTCCCGAGATCTGACCTCCACAGGGGCGTCGCCGCAGGCAGTCGGCGAGGCCAGACATCTGTTTGATCCCAAGGCGCTGACACTGGGTTTTGCGCGCCGCTTCGCCAGCTACAAGAGGCCGAATCTGCTGCTGCACGATCCTGCGCGTCTACTGCGCCTGCTGGCGAGTCCCGACCGGCCGGTGCAACTGATCATCGCCGGCAAGGCCCATCCCGAAGATCGAGCCGGACAGGCCCTGATCCGCGAATGGACGAGCTTCATCCGTCGACCGGAGACGCGACCGCACATCATCTTCCTGAGCGACTACGACATGCTGTTGACGGAGCACCTGGTCCAGGGCGTGGACGTCTGGGTCAACACGCCGCGGCGGCCTTGGGAGGCGAGCGGAACGAGCGGCATGAAGGTGCTCGTCAACGGCGGGATCAACCTCTCGGAACTGGACGGCTGGTGGGCGGAAGCCTACACGCCGGAAGTGGGGTGGGCCCTTGGGGACGGCCGCGAGCATGGCGACGATCCGGCCTGGGACGCTGTCGAAGCTGACGCGCTCTACGACCTGCTCGAGCGGGAGGTGATCCCTGAGTTCTACGCCCGGAACGAGAGCGGCATTCCCGTCGCCTGGATCAAGCGGATGCGGGAAAGCATGGCGCGGCTGACGCCGCGCTTCGCCGCGAACCGCACGGTGCGCGAATACACGGAGCAACACTACCTTCCGGCGGCCAGCGCCTACCGTGCGCGGAGTGCGAACGGCGGCGCAATCGGAAGGCAAATGGTCGCGTCGCGGCGCACTCTCGATGAGAAATGGCACAAGGTGCACTTCGGCGAAGTGAAGGTCGAGACTCGTGGTGCGGAACACGTGTTCGAGGTGCCGGTCTGTCTCGACGACCTCGACCCGACGGCGGTGCGGGTGGAGCTGTACGCCGACGGCGCGACGGGGAGTGCGCCCGTGCGGCAGGAGATGAAGCACGTCGGGACACGGGCCGGCGAACGGGGCGCTCTCGTGTACGTCGCGGCCGTCACCACAGCCAGGCCGGCAGCGGACTACACGGCGCGAGTGATGCCGTCGTGCAACGGCGCCGCGATCCCACTCGAGGACGCACGAATCCTGTGGCAGCGATGA
- a CDS encoding TIGR00341 family protein produces MALRLIEMVLGEKDAGVLRQLLDGHAVLEHRQVRFPNGEVLVRILLDAEHSETVLDLLEERFAGGEGQRVVMLPVEATLPRAEPNPPDVAATSAPEEGSPERIGREELYEDIKDAARCSRVYLAMVVLSTIVAAVGLYYDSVAIIIGAMVIAPLLGPNVALSLATALGDLSLLRRALLTALAGVATAMGLSVIIGLLLEVNPASPEIASRDGVGLGDVAVAVASGCAGALAFTTGVSTTLIGVMVAVALLPPLVTSGLLLGGGHPAPAMGALSLFLMNLMCVNLSGVTTFLIQGIRPATWWEKSRASKATRIAIGLWVALLAALGGMILLLRKG; encoded by the coding sequence ATGGCGCTGCGTTTGATCGAGATGGTGCTGGGCGAGAAGGACGCGGGGGTGCTCCGGCAGCTTCTCGACGGACACGCGGTGCTCGAACACCGGCAGGTTCGGTTTCCGAACGGTGAAGTGCTGGTGCGGATCCTGTTGGACGCGGAACATAGCGAAACGGTGCTGGATCTCCTGGAGGAACGGTTCGCCGGCGGTGAGGGCCAGCGGGTGGTGATGCTGCCTGTCGAAGCCACGTTGCCGCGCGCCGAGCCGAACCCGCCGGACGTGGCCGCCACCTCTGCGCCGGAGGAAGGGTCGCCGGAGCGCATCGGCCGGGAGGAGTTGTACGAGGACATCAAGGACGCTGCGCGGTGTTCGCGCGTCTATCTGGCGATGGTGGTCTTGTCCACCATCGTGGCGGCCGTCGGTCTGTACTACGACAGCGTGGCCATCATCATCGGGGCGATGGTGATCGCGCCCCTGCTCGGTCCGAACGTGGCGCTGTCGCTCGCCACGGCGTTGGGTGACCTGTCACTGCTGCGGCGCGCGCTGCTGACGGCCCTGGCCGGCGTCGCAACGGCGATGGGGTTGTCGGTGATCATCGGGCTGCTGCTGGAGGTCAACCCCGCGTCGCCGGAGATCGCGTCGCGCGACGGGGTGGGGCTGGGCGACGTCGCGGTGGCAGTGGCGTCGGGCTGTGCGGGCGCCCTGGCGTTCACCACGGGCGTGTCGACGACTTTGATCGGCGTGATGGTGGCCGTGGCGCTGTTGCCACCGCTGGTGACGTCCGGCCTGCTGTTGGGCGGCGGGCATCCTGCGCCGGCCATGGGCGCGCTGTCGCTCTTCCTGATGAATCTCATGTGCGTGAACCTGTCCGGGGTGACGACGTTTCTGATCCAGGGTATTCGTCCGGCGACCTGGTGGGAGAAGAGCCGTGCCTCCAAGGCCACGCGTATCGCCATCGGACTGTGGGTGGCCTTGTTGGCGGCGTTGGGCGGCATGATCCTGCTGCTGCGAAAGGGCTGA